In Papaver somniferum cultivar HN1 chromosome 1, ASM357369v1, whole genome shotgun sequence, a genomic segment contains:
- the LOC113282323 gene encoding E3 ubiquitin-protein ligase RKP-like, giving the protein MAEDSLRIGGLLSSGLAVILGVEHRKGKSQKTHLVSNCDDIGHQPIERTLEHIFDLPYKSIRSSDTPIDSDFVRSILKDRVKKFPFSSYQFIDGVCVFDSGHMRQAVVIDESSICGDLRIVKQPLLVESLAMFSSARANACVWKGKWMYEVILETCGVQQLGWASLSCPFTDHKGVGDAEDSYAFDGRRVSKWNVDAETYGQSWVVGDIIGCCIDLDQGEISFYRNGVSLGVAFDGVRKMGAGLGYFPAVSLSQGERCDLNFGARPFKYPIKGFIPLQAPPSVNSLATDLLQCLSRLLELQCVEKAESTSVEKLSRLKRYPPLKELFHPISRLICEEFFSAIDKEYGSIEYIVWGPFISFLTEVFRTQAPHDYVSLDRLLDLFLNSEKSSLIFQHVINAISCSCRTASLVLMECPYSGSYSYIALACHILRREELMVLWWNSPDFEFLFEGFLSMKGLNKQDLQLLMPSVWWPGSCEDVSHESSMMLTTSALSEAICKIEEMHRNLCGLVIQFIPPTKPPQLPGSVFRTFLQNLLLKNRSADHNPSPHVVSSNSVLVSMYTVILHILSEGFAMGDKCGWTREAETKSGTHVGFLHKGGHQNFPISMFLKSDPHRIDISRLGGSFDHLLKSHPVTDEEGVIQWEEGCMDDEETIITHSTRQKPCCCSSSDADFAKTSKDLIRSVAKGSRGHCSTIPERSAHVAAECSSGSLNDDLVDKPSTSDQSESEYSYRPMQQLRSVPKASHLSTATLSEEELLDALLLLYHLGLAPNFKQASYYTSHQSQSISLLEETDKQIRERSCGEQLKRLKEARNVYREELINCVRHCAWYRISLFPHWKQRGMYAVCMWIAQFLLVVSKMDSVFTYIPEYYLETLVDCFHALRRSEPPFVASAVFVKQGLSSFVTFVVTHFNDPRISSTDLRDLLLQSISVLVQYKDYLAAFESNKAAIERLPKALLSAFDNRSWIPVTNILLRLCKGSGFGLPKHGELSSVLFQGLLREACIHDEVLFSAFLNRLFNTLSWSMTEFSVSVREMQEKYQVIELQQRKCGIIFDLSCNLARLLEFCTREIPEAFLSGSDMNLRRLTELIVFILNHITSAADTEFFDLSHRRQGQSVEKTNRGMILAPLVGIILNLLDAGVRADSVETNSVVSVFASMDCPVTVDCGFQYLLDFNWAGFLRAGDTSIVRLEQLEDFLCLLRSKPEPTEVIGGQDDEDDSECCICYASKADAQFEPCSHRSCFGCITRHLLNCQRCFFCNATVLEVVKVIKVDLDAL; this is encoded by the exons ATGGCTGAAGACAGCCTAAGAATTGGTGGGTTATTATCGTCTGGTTTGGCTGTGATATTGGGTGTGGAACACCGAAAAGGAAAATCTCAGAAAACACATCTTGTATCTAACTGTGATGATATTGGTCATCAGCCAATTGAACGTACTCTCGAGCACATATTTGACCTCCCTTACAAGTCAATTCGATCATCAGACACTCCAATTGATTCAGACTTTGTTCGGTCCATTTTGAAGGATCGAGTTAAAAAGTTTCCGTTTAGTTCTTATCAGTTTATAGATGGGGTATGTGTTTTCGATAGTGGTCATATGCGCCAAGCTGTTGTAATTGATGAAAGTAGTATCTGTGGTGATTTACGGATTGTCAAGCAACCATTACTTGTGGAGAGCTTAGCTATGTTCAGTAGTGCTAGAGCAAATGCATGTGTGTGGAAAGGGAAATGGATGTATGAAGTCATTTTAGAAACTTGTGGAGTACAGCAGCTCGGTTGGGCTAGCCTTTCGTGTCCCTTCACAGACCATAAAGGCGTCGGAGATGCTGAAGATTCATATGCATTTGATGGCAGAAGAGTTAGCAAATGGAATGTGGATGCTGAGACGTATGGCCAATCATGGGTTGTTGGTGATATAATTGGATGTTGCATTGAtttagatcaaggtgagatatcTTTCTACAGGAATGGTGTGTCTCTTGGTGTGGCATTTGACGGGGTTCGAAAGATGGGTGCTGGACTTGGTTATTTTCCTGCAGTTTCTCTTTCTCAGGGCGAGCGTTGTGATTTAAACTTTGGAGCTCGGCCATTTAAGTATCCAATTAAAGGGTTCATACCTCTTCAAGCTCCTCCCAGCGTGAACTCTCTTGCCACTGACCTGCTTCAATGTCTGTCGAGGCTATTAGAACTTCAATGCGTGGAGAAGGCAGAGTCTACTTCTGTTGAAAAACTGAGCAGATTAAAGAGGTATCCGCCACTCAAGGAGTTGTTTCATCCAATATCCAGATTGATCTGCGAAGAGTTTTTTTCTGCAATTGACAAGGAATATGGAAGCATTGAATACATTGTGTGGGGTCCATTTATCTCCTTCTTGACGGAAGTGTTCAGAACACAGGCACCACACGATTACGTGAGCTTAGATAGACTTCTGGACTTATTTCTAAATTCTGAGAAATCTTCCTTGATATTCCAGCATGTTATCAATGCCATTTCATGCAGTTGCAGAACAGCCTCACTGGTCCTGATGGAGTGTCCATATTCAGGTTCATACTCTTACATCGCGTTGGCTTGCCATATTTTGAGGCGGGAGGAGTTGATGGTACTATGGTGGAATTCACCAGATTTTGAGTTCTTGTTTGAAGGGTTCCTATCAATGAAGGGATTGAATAAGCAGGATTTACAGTTGTTGATGCCTTCAGTTTGGTGGCCTGGTTCGTGCGAGGATGTGTCTCATGAAAGCAGTATGATGCTGACAACATCTGCTTTATCGGAAGCTATTTGTAAG ATTGAAGAGATGCACCGGAATCTTTGTGGCTTGGTCATACAGTTTATACCTCCAACCAAACCTCCTCAGCTACCTGGATCAGTATTTAGAACGTTTTTACAGAATCTCTTGTTAAAGAACAGGAGTGCAGACCACAACCCTTCGCCTCATGTCGTATCAAGCAATTCAGTACTTGTTTCCATGTACACGGTGATCCTCCATATCCTGTCTGAAGGTTTTGCTATGGGAGATAAGTGTGGATGGACAAGGGAAGCAGAGACAAAATCTGGGACCCATGTTGGTTTTCTTCATAAGGGAGGGCACCAGAATTTTCCTATAAGCATGTTCCTTAAAAGCGATCCTCATAGGATCGACATTTCTAGACTCGGAGGATCATTTGACCATTTACTGAAATCCCACCCTGTAACTGATGAAGAAGGAGTAATTCAATGGGAGGAAGgttgtatggatgatgaagaaacAATAATTACACATTCTACTAGACAGAAGCCATGTTGTTGCTCAAGTTCTGATGCTGATTTTGCTAAAACTTCCAAAGATCTAATTAGGAGTGTGGCCAAAGGATCCCGAGGCCATTGCAGCACAATTCCGGAGAGATCTGCTCATGTTGCTGCAGAGTGCAGCTCAGGAAGTTTGAATGATGACCTAGTGGACAAACCAAGTACAAGTGACCAATCAGAATCAGAATATAGTTACCGACCCATGCAGCAACTGAGGAGTGTGCCCAAGGCTAGCCATTTGTCTACAGCAACACTAAGTGAGGAGGAACTATTGGATGCCTTGCTTTTGTTGTATCATCTGGGACTTGCTCCAAACTTTAAGCAG GCATCATACTACACGTCTCATCAGTCACAATCGATCTCTCTGCTGGAGGAAACTGATAAGCAAATAAGGGAAAGATCATGCGGTGAACAGCTAAAGCGTTTGAAGGAAGCTCGAAATGTGTATCGTGAAGAACTAATTAATTGTGTGAGACATTGTGCCTG GTACCGCATCTCTTTGTTTCCGCATTGGAAACAAAGAGGGATGTATGCAGTGTGTATGTGGATAGCTCAATTTCTCTTGGTTGTTAGCAAAATGGATTCAGTGTTCACTTATATCCCGGAATATTATTTAGAAACCCTG GTTGATTGCTTCCATGCATTGCGAAGGAGCGAGCCTCCTTTCGTAGCTTCTGCAGTTTTTGTCAAGCAAGGACTTTCTTCATTT GTCACTTTTGTTGTCACCCACTTCAACGACCCACGGATATCAAGTACAGATCTGAGGGATCTCCTACTCCAATCAATCTCGGTCTTGGTTCAGTACAAGGATTATTTGGCTGCTTTTGAAAGCAATAAAGCAGCCATAGAGAGATTGCCAAAAGCATTGCTATCTGCATTCGATAACAGATCATGGATCCCAGTTACCAACATACTTCTGCGATTATGCAAAGGTTCAGGATTTGGGTTGCCAAAGCATGGAGAGTTATCATCCGTTCTTTTCCAG GGTTTACTGCGTGAAGCATGCATTCATGATGAAGTGTTATTCTCAGCTTTCCTTAATCGGTTATTTAACACTCTCAGCTGGTCTATGACTGAATTCTCAGTTTCCGTCCGTGAGATGCAAGAAAAATATCAG GTGATCGAGTTGCAGCAAAGAAAATGTGGAATTATATTTGATCTCTCTTGCAATCTTGCAAGATTGCTGGAATTCTGTACTCGTGAGATCCCTGAAGCATTCTTATCAGGATCTGACATGAATCTTCGAAGGCTGACCGAGTTGATTGTTTTCATCCTGAACCACATTACTTCTGCTGCTGATACCGAGTTCTTTGACTT GTCACATAGACGGCAAGGGCAGTCCGTAGAGAAGACAAACCGGGGGATGATATTAGCACCCCTTGTTGGGATTATCTTGAATTTGTTGGATGCTGGCGTGCGCGCAGATTCTGTGGAAACGAACAGTGTTGTATCGGTGTTTGCAAGCATGGATTGCCCTGTTACTGTTGATTGTGGATTTCAGTACCTATTGGATTTCAACTGG GCTGGTTTCTTGAGAGCAGGGGATACATCTATTGTGAGACTAGAGCAACTTGAGGATTTCCTGTGCCTGCTCAGAAGCAAACCAGAGCCGACGGAAGTCATTGGTGGTCAGGATGATGAAGACGACTCTGAGTGCTGCATCTGTTACGCCTCCAAGGCAGATGCTCAGTTCGAGCCATGTTCACATAGATCCTGCTTTGGCTGCATAACCAGGCACCTTCTGAATTGTCAAAGGTGTTTCTTTTGCAATGCAACAGTTCTTGAGGTGGTCAAGGTGATTAAGGTTGATCTCGACGCCCTGTAA